In Gossypium arboreum isolate Shixiya-1 chromosome 5, ASM2569848v2, whole genome shotgun sequence, a single genomic region encodes these proteins:
- the LOC108453466 gene encoding phosphoglucan phosphatase LSF2, chloroplastic isoform X3, translating into MSTINSTACFSSVFLNPSQTELFPANFKCRFNFMLPKKQSKMGAPRIFCNLAETETGIDDNPRNSKVSVRSKSRLEEYNTAMKKMMRNPYEYHHDLGMNYTLITDNLIVGSQPQKPEDIDHLKQEEKVAYILNLQQDNDIEYWGIDLQPIIKRCRQLGIRHMRTPARDFDPDSLRNILPKAVSSLEWAIAEGKGRVYVHCTAGLGRAPAVAIAYMFWFCGMNCLVSVKTVS; encoded by the exons ATGAGTACCATAAACAGCACCGCTTGTTTCTCTTCAGTCTTCCTAAACCCGTCACAAACTGAACTTTTTCCTGCAAATTTCAAATGTAGGTTCAATTTCATGCTCCCCAAGAAGCAATCTAAAATGGGTGCTCCTAGAATTTTCTGTAACTTAGCTGAAACCGAGACTGGGATTGATGATAATCCCAGAAACAGTAAGGTTTCTGTGAGGTCCAAGAGCAGGCTGGAAGAGTATAACACTGCCATGAAGAAAATGATGAGGAATCCATATGAGTATCATCATGACCTTG GCATGAACTACACACTGATAACTGACAATTTGATTGTCGGCTCTCAGCCCCAGAAACCCGAAGACATAGATCATCTGAAACAAGAAGAGAAGGTGGCCTATATACTGAACCTGCAGCAGGACAATGACATCGAGTATTGGGGAATCGACTTGCAGCCTATAATCAAAAGATGTCGACAACTTGGAATTCGTCATATGAGAACACCT GCAAGAGACTTTGATCCAGATTCCTTGAGAAATATATTACCTAAAGCTGTTTCTTCATTGGAATGGGCCATTGCTGAGGGAAAAGGAAGAGTATATGTGCACTGCACAGCTGGTTTAGGTAGAGCTCCAGCAGTGGCTATTGCATATATGTTCTGGTTCTGCGGCATGAAT TGCTTGGTATCTGTTAAAACTGTCAGCTAA
- the LOC108453466 gene encoding phosphoglucan phosphatase LSF2, chloroplastic isoform X4, translated as MSTINSTACFSSVFLNPSQTELFPANFKCRFNFMLPKKQSKMGAPRIFCNLAETETGIDDNPRNSKVSVRSKSRLEEYNTAMKKMMRNPYEYHHDLGMNYTLITDNLIVGSQPQKPEDIDHLKQEEKVAYILNLQQDNDIEYWGIDLQPIIKRCRQLGIRHMRTPARDFDPDSLRNILPKAVSSLEWAIAEGKGRVYVHCTAGLGRAPAVAIAYMFWFCGMNHSKH; from the exons ATGAGTACCATAAACAGCACCGCTTGTTTCTCTTCAGTCTTCCTAAACCCGTCACAAACTGAACTTTTTCCTGCAAATTTCAAATGTAGGTTCAATTTCATGCTCCCCAAGAAGCAATCTAAAATGGGTGCTCCTAGAATTTTCTGTAACTTAGCTGAAACCGAGACTGGGATTGATGATAATCCCAGAAACAGTAAGGTTTCTGTGAGGTCCAAGAGCAGGCTGGAAGAGTATAACACTGCCATGAAGAAAATGATGAGGAATCCATATGAGTATCATCATGACCTTG GCATGAACTACACACTGATAACTGACAATTTGATTGTCGGCTCTCAGCCCCAGAAACCCGAAGACATAGATCATCTGAAACAAGAAGAGAAGGTGGCCTATATACTGAACCTGCAGCAGGACAATGACATCGAGTATTGGGGAATCGACTTGCAGCCTATAATCAAAAGATGTCGACAACTTGGAATTCGTCATATGAGAACACCT GCAAGAGACTTTGATCCAGATTCCTTGAGAAATATATTACCTAAAGCTGTTTCTTCATTGGAATGGGCCATTGCTGAGGGAAAAGGAAGAGTATATGTGCACTGCACAGCTGGTTTAGGTAGAGCTCCAGCAGTGGCTATTGCATATATGTTCTGGTTCTGCGGCATGAAT CATTCGAAGCACTGA
- the LOC108453465 gene encoding pentatricopeptide repeat-containing protein At2g40720 — MLQTVRLSRQLSHYETFHLNPALFNSNINAFIQHGQFTKALQLFSVSPLSITNFTFPSLLKASTFLSNLNYGKTLHSTIIQVGLHSDPYITTSLINMYTKCGSFSSAVNVFEEMVTREGFVEDVTLWNSLLDGYLKFGQINEGLAHFNKMQALGVLPDAYSLSILLGALGLKEGKQIHGYIVRHIFKSDPFLETALIGMYSSCSRIMEAWFVFDHLEDKSNVVVWNVMIGGFLENGGWEWSLKLYSLMKAENVKFVSESISSSLSACVYGDVMDFGRQVHCDLIKMGFENNPFVYTSLLSMYGKCQFVEDAENVFRQVLDKGIELWNAMISTFVWNKYSFASFEVYNKMRYNAITPDSFTISNVLSCSSMIGIYNVGRSVHAELVKRPIENSTAVQSALLTMYCKCGSVGDANFILSTMREKDVVAWGSMISGFCQNRKFREALDYFRKMKADGGVRPDSDIMSSVINACTGLENVDSGCMIHGYVIKSGLHHDVYVATSLVDMYSKCGFLGMAERLFSDMHEKNLVAWNSMISSYCRNGLPDQSIQLFSKIIQHGFYPDSVSITSVLTAVSSTAALLNGKIIHGYVVRLEIESDIHLENALMDMYIKCGFLKYAEYIFQNMSQKDLVTWNCMISGYGSHGDCIEALSLFNEMKNSGIKPDDVTFLSLISSCNHAGLVDEGHKIFQSMRAEHGVEPKMEHYVNIVDLFGRAGRLDDAYNFVKSMTIEPDRSVWLSLLCASRTHLNVELGELAAHYLLKLEPDRGSNYVQLLHLYGDAELWEKAANIRATMKEKGLKKTPGCSWIELRDRVDVFFPGDSSSMRTVEIYEILHSIGKHMEKEGGDSEIMETISDL; from the coding sequence ATGCTTCAAACCGTACGCCTTTCACGCCAGCTTTCACACTATGAAACCTTCCATCTTAACCCAGCGTTATTCAATTCCAACATCAATGCCTTTATTCAACATGGCCAATTCACTAAAGCCTTACAGCTATTCTCTGTTTCTCCACTTTCAATCACCAATTTCACTTTTCCCTCTCTTCTTAAAGCTTCCACTTTCCTCTCTAACCTCAACTATGGAAAAACCCTCCATTCCACAATCATCCAAGTGGGTCTCCACTCCGACCCTTATATCACAACTTCGCTCATAAACATGTACACCAAATGTGGGTCATTTTCTTCTGCAGTTAATGTGTTCGAAGAAATGGTTACAAGAGAAGGCTTTGTTGAAGATGTCACTTTATGGAACTCTTTGCTTGATGGGTATCTCAAATTTGGTCAAATAAACGAGGGTTTGGCTCATTTTAACAAAATGCAGGCGCTTGGGGTACTTCCTGATGCTTACTCACTTTCTATTCTTCTTGGTGCTTTGGGGTTGAAGGAAGGAAAGCAAATTCATGGCTACATTGTTAGGCATATCTTTAAGAGTGATCCCTTTTTGGAAACTGCATTGATTGGTATGTATTCGAGTTGTAGTCGAATAATGGAGGCCTGGTTTGTATTTGACCATTTGGAAGATAAGAGCAATGTGGTTGTTTGGAATGTAATGATTGGTGGTTTTCTCGAGAATGGAGGATGGGAATGGAGCTTAAAGTTGTATTCTTTAATGAAAGCTGAGAATGTTAAGTTTGTATCAGAATCGATTAGTAGTTCCTTGAGTGCCTGTGTGTATGGCGATGTTATGGATTTTGGGAGGCAAGTTCATTGTGATTTGATCAAAATGGGATTTGAAAATAACCCTTTCGTTTATACTTCTTTATTGAGCATGTATGGAAAATGCCAATTTGTTGAAGATGCTGAAAATGTTTTCCGTCAGGTATTGGATAAAGGAATTGAGTTATGGAATGCTATGATATCAACTTTTGTTTGGAATAAATATTCTTTTGCCTCTTTTGAGGTTTACAACAAGATGAGATATAATGCAATAACCCCTGATTCTTTCACAATATCTAATGTTTTATCATGTAGCAGTATGATTGGAATATATAATGTTGGGCGGTCAGTTCATGCAGAATTAGTGAAGAGACCTATAGAGAATAGTACTGCAGTTCAGAGTGCATTGTTGACCATGTACTGTAAATGTGGCAGTGTTGGTGATGCTAATTTCATTCTTAGCACAATGAGGGAAAAGGACGTGGTTGCTTGGGGTTCGATGATATCAGGTTTTTGTCAAAATAGGAAGTTCAGAGAAGCTTtagattattttagaaaaatgaaGGCAGATGGAGGAGTAAGACCAGATTCTGATATTATGTCAAGTGTCATCAACGCATGTACAGGATTGGAGAATGTAGATTCAGGGTGCATGATCCATGGATATGTTATCAAAAGTGGTTTGCACCATGATGTTTATGTTGCTACTTCCCTTGTTGATATGTATTCGAAATGTGGTTTCCTGGGTATGGCTGAACGTTTATTCTCAGATATGCATGAGAAAAATCTTGTTGCTTGGAATTCCATGATATCAAGCTATTGTCGAAATGGTCTGCCTGACCAGTCTATACAGCTTTTCTCTAAGATAATTCAGCATGGTTTTTATCCAGACTCTGTATCCATTACAAGCGTTCTCACTGCAGTTTCATCCACAGCAGCTTTACTAAATGGAAAGATTATCCATGGATATGTTGTTAGGCTAGAGATTGAATCTGATATTCATCTGGAGAATGCATTGATGGATATGTATATTAAGTGTGGATTCTTAAAATATGCTGAGTATATATTTCAGAACATGTCTCAGAAAGATTTAGTTACATGGAATTGCATGATTTCTGGCTATGGATCTCATGGCGATTGCATTGAAGCATTGTCATTATTTAATGAGATGAAGAACAGTGGAATCAAACCTGATGATGTTACTTTTCTTTCCCTGATTTCATCTTGCAATCATGCTGGTTTAGTTGATGAAGGCCACAAGATATTTCAATCCATGAGAGCGGAGCATGGGGTTGAACCTAAAATGGAGCACTATGTGAACATTGTTGATCTGTTTGGCCGTGCTGGACGTTTAGATGATGCTTATAATTTTGTAAAATCCATGACCATTGAACCTGATAGGAGTGTTTGGTTGAGTCTGTTGTGTGCCTCCCGAACCCATTTAAATGTGGAGCTTGGTGAACTGGCAGCTCACTACTTACTGAAACTGGAACCAGACAGGGGCAGCAATTATGTTCAATTGTTACATTTGTATGGAGACGCTGAATTATGGGAGAAAGCTGCAAACATCCGAGCAACAATGAAAGAAAAGGGATTGAAGAAAACCCCTGGATGTAGTTGGATTGAACTGAGGGATAGAGTTGATGTTTTCTTCCCAGGAGATTCATCTTCCATGAGAACAGTGGAGATTTATGAGATATTACATAGCATTGGGAAGCATATGGAGAAGGAAGGAGGTGATTCTGAAATTATGGAGACAATTTCAGACCTGTAa
- the LOC108453466 gene encoding phosphoglucan phosphatase LSF2, chloroplastic isoform X1, giving the protein MSTINSTACFSSVFLNPSQTELFPANFKCRFNFMLPKKQSKMGAPRIFCNLAETETGIDDNPRNSKVSVRSKSRLEEYNTAMKKMMRNPYEYHHDLGMNYTLITDNLIVGSQPQKPEDIDHLKQEEKVAYILNLQQDNDIEYWGIDLQPIIKRCRQLGIRHMRTPARDFDPDSLRNILPKAVSSLEWAIAEGKGRVYVHCTAGLGRAPAVAIAYMFWFCGMNLNTAFEALTSKRPCGPNKRAIRGATYDLAKNDPWKEPFENLPEHAFEGVADWERKLIQDRVRSLRGT; this is encoded by the exons ATGAGTACCATAAACAGCACCGCTTGTTTCTCTTCAGTCTTCCTAAACCCGTCACAAACTGAACTTTTTCCTGCAAATTTCAAATGTAGGTTCAATTTCATGCTCCCCAAGAAGCAATCTAAAATGGGTGCTCCTAGAATTTTCTGTAACTTAGCTGAAACCGAGACTGGGATTGATGATAATCCCAGAAACAGTAAGGTTTCTGTGAGGTCCAAGAGCAGGCTGGAAGAGTATAACACTGCCATGAAGAAAATGATGAGGAATCCATATGAGTATCATCATGACCTTG GCATGAACTACACACTGATAACTGACAATTTGATTGTCGGCTCTCAGCCCCAGAAACCCGAAGACATAGATCATCTGAAACAAGAAGAGAAGGTGGCCTATATACTGAACCTGCAGCAGGACAATGACATCGAGTATTGGGGAATCGACTTGCAGCCTATAATCAAAAGATGTCGACAACTTGGAATTCGTCATATGAGAACACCT GCAAGAGACTTTGATCCAGATTCCTTGAGAAATATATTACCTAAAGCTGTTTCTTCATTGGAATGGGCCATTGCTGAGGGAAAAGGAAGAGTATATGTGCACTGCACAGCTGGTTTAGGTAGAGCTCCAGCAGTGGCTATTGCATATATGTTCTGGTTCTGCGGCATGAAT CTAAATACAGCATTCGAAGCACTGACCTCAAAACGACCTTGTGGACCCAATAAAAGAGCAATACGAGGAGCCACCTATGATCTGGCTAAGAATGATCCATGGAAGGAGCCCTTTGAAAATCTTCCTGAACATGCTTTTGAGGGTGTAGCAGATTGGGAGAGGAAGTTGATTCAAGACCGTGTTCGTTCCCTCCGTGGAACCTGA
- the LOC108453466 gene encoding phosphoglucan phosphatase LSF2, chloroplastic isoform X2: protein MSTINSTACFSSVFLNPSQTELFPANFKCRFNFMLPKKQSKMGAPRIFCNLAETETGIDDNPRNSKVSVRSKSRLEEYNTAMKKMMRNPYEYHHDLGMNYTLITDNLIVGSQPQKPEDIDHLKQEEKVAYILNLQQDNDIEYWGIDLQPIIKRCRQLGIRHMRTPARDFDPDSLRNILPKAVSSLEWAIAEGKGRVYVHCTAGLGRAPAVAIAYMFWFCGMNYSYLMRFRTRV from the exons ATGAGTACCATAAACAGCACCGCTTGTTTCTCTTCAGTCTTCCTAAACCCGTCACAAACTGAACTTTTTCCTGCAAATTTCAAATGTAGGTTCAATTTCATGCTCCCCAAGAAGCAATCTAAAATGGGTGCTCCTAGAATTTTCTGTAACTTAGCTGAAACCGAGACTGGGATTGATGATAATCCCAGAAACAGTAAGGTTTCTGTGAGGTCCAAGAGCAGGCTGGAAGAGTATAACACTGCCATGAAGAAAATGATGAGGAATCCATATGAGTATCATCATGACCTTG GCATGAACTACACACTGATAACTGACAATTTGATTGTCGGCTCTCAGCCCCAGAAACCCGAAGACATAGATCATCTGAAACAAGAAGAGAAGGTGGCCTATATACTGAACCTGCAGCAGGACAATGACATCGAGTATTGGGGAATCGACTTGCAGCCTATAATCAAAAGATGTCGACAACTTGGAATTCGTCATATGAGAACACCT GCAAGAGACTTTGATCCAGATTCCTTGAGAAATATATTACCTAAAGCTGTTTCTTCATTGGAATGGGCCATTGCTGAGGGAAAAGGAAGAGTATATGTGCACTGCACAGCTGGTTTAGGTAGAGCTCCAGCAGTGGCTATTGCATATATGTTCTGGTTCTGCGGCATGAAT tactCATATTTGATGCGTTTCCGGACAAGGGTATAA